CGAGCTGGCCATCATTGCGCGCAACCACTGATTCGCGTGCTTAACGTTGATGCGGTTGTTCGAGCAAGCTTTGCTGCATATACTACTACCGATGAAGTTCAAGCACTTATTAATCATCTTCCAGGCGCAATAAAACTTTTAAAAAACTAAGATTATGGATTACAATTTATATCAAGAAGAACTGATGGATCACTATCGTCATCCTCATAACAATAAAAAAGTTCCAAACGCAAATTTTGCATCGGGCGAGTACAACCCTTCGTGCGGTGATAAAATGCATATCGAAGGTGTTATTGAAAAAAATGTGCTCACGCAGGTTGGATTTCAAGGCAAGGGATGTGTTATCAGCCAAGCTGCAGCCTCTATGCTCACTGAACATTGCAAAGGGAAGACTATTGATGAAATTCTTCAGCATGATAAAGAAACTATTACAAATCTCATCGGCATGCCACTGGGACCAAACCGACTTAAGTGCGCCCTACTCTGCTTAGAAGTTATTCAAAAAGGTCTTCTTGAGTTTAAAAAAAATAACAATTAAAAAGTATAAAAACATCGCTTGATTTGGTTCATAAGCCTTATTAAGTGACGAGAAAGGAAACACGATGCTTTCAATAAAATTAACTGATAAAAAATTCTGGGACAACAATGTTGAAGCCTATGTTTTTCTCATGAAAGAAAATCTAGACTCAGCATCTGATCTTGATAGTATTTCGAAAATTGAAACTGACTTCTATCCGCACCTCAAACAAATTCTCAAACGCCATAAATTCAATGGTCAAAAAGGCCAATCATACGTTTTAACCGCTGAAAAGAATGGAAAATTGCTTCAATTCTTTTTTGTTGGCTTGGGCAAACTTGATCAAGCGTGGGACCGTAATTTAGAAATTTTACGTCGTGCATGGGCAAGTGCTGTACAACGCATGAAGCATTTAAGTATTGAATCGGCAATTGTTGCATTACCCGAAACTGAACCGTTCAAAGTAAGCAGCGTTGAGCTTTTAAAACAACTCGTTATCAACTCTTACATGGCTGATTACGAATTTATTCAGTTCAAAAGCAATAAAAAAGATGATTGGAACTGCCAACTATTTTTTGATGTTATTGATGAAGACTTTACCGGATTCACCCAAGCACTTGAGTATGGTAAATCTCTTGGCAGTGCTATCAACACAGCGCGCCACTGGATTGACCTACCAGGAAACATCATACACCCCGGTACACTGAGCGAAGAAGCGCAAAAGATCGCCAATGAACATAAAAATATTTCCTGCACCATCTTTGGACACGAACGCGCACAAGAGCTTGGAATGGGTTCATTTTTGTCGGTTGCAAGGGGTTCTGAACACGAAGGCAAGTTTGTTATTCTTGAATACAAAGCCGCTGACAACAATGCCCCAACAATCGCACTATGTGGCAAAGGAGTGACCTTTGATACTGGCGGCATCAGCCTAAAACCATCAGCCAGCATGGACGGCATGAAGTACGATATGGCCGGAGCCGCATCAGTTATTGTGCTTATGAAATTTTTTGCACAACTTAAACCAAATGTTAACATTATCGGCATCACGCCGCTGGTTGAAAACATGCCAAGCGGTAGAGCATCTCGCCAAGATGATATTGTTGTTGCAATGAACGGCAAATCAATTGAAATTAAAAGCACCGATGCTGAGGGGCGCCTCATTCTTGCAGATGCAA
The Candidatus Dependentiae bacterium genome window above contains:
- a CDS encoding iron-sulfur cluster assembly scaffold protein codes for the protein MDYNLYQEELMDHYRHPHNNKKVPNANFASGEYNPSCGDKMHIEGVIEKNVLTQVGFQGKGCVISQAAASMLTEHCKGKTIDEILQHDKETITNLIGMPLGPNRLKCALLCLEVIQKGLLEFKKNNN
- a CDS encoding leucyl aminopeptidase — its product is MLSIKLTDKKFWDNNVEAYVFLMKENLDSASDLDSISKIETDFYPHLKQILKRHKFNGQKGQSYVLTAEKNGKLLQFFFVGLGKLDQAWDRNLEILRRAWASAVQRMKHLSIESAIVALPETEPFKVSSVELLKQLVINSYMADYEFIQFKSNKKDDWNCQLFFDVIDEDFTGFTQALEYGKSLGSAINTARHWIDLPGNIIHPGTLSEEAQKIANEHKNISCTIFGHERAQELGMGSFLSVARGSEHEGKFVILEYKAADNNAPTIALCGKGVTFDTGGISLKPSASMDGMKYDMAGAASVIVLMKFFAQLKPNVNIIGITPLVENMPSGRASRQDDIVVAMNGKSIEIKSTDAEGRLILADAICYAEKFHTPDIIIDIATLTGACAYAVGHLHMALISRDEDLKNALLASGKLTGDKMWPLPIDDDFVLANNSDVADLSNTGARSYGAGTITAACFLEAFVSKARWAHLDIASTASDAPGINYLGKGATGASIRALADFVISHGKQDSLIKNLVNNG